Proteins encoded within one genomic window of Thermodesulfovibrionales bacterium:
- the ychF gene encoding redox-regulated ATPase YchF, with translation MRLAIIGLSNSGKTSVFNALTGQNIETTIYPTVTGEPNFGVVKVPDSRVKRLTEIYRPKKTTYATVEYIDYIGLTKGDVVQNRKVFDLIKDADAIVHVVRDFRDESVSHPMNEINPLRDIETLELELIFGDLEFVEKRLERMEDGARRGKKPNEAEKKFLLKCKEILEGERPLRSVPFDEEEQKIMKPLQFISTKPEVVVLNVGEGELNTDIAAGLQREAEQYFSGKGVATTSRVVTLCGKIEMEIAQLSADEAKAFLDDLGIKEPALNALIHMSYDLLGLISFLTYGEDEVRAWTIVRGANAQKAAGKIHSDIERGFIRAEIVGYDDFIDSGSMAAVREKGLLRLEGKTYEVKDGDMINFRFNV, from the coding sequence TTGAGATTAGCGATTATCGGCCTCTCCAATTCGGGTAAGACATCAGTCTTCAACGCATTGACCGGCCAGAACATCGAGACGACCATCTATCCCACCGTAACCGGGGAGCCGAACTTCGGAGTCGTGAAGGTGCCCGACTCGAGGGTCAAGAGGCTCACGGAGATCTACCGGCCGAAAAAGACTACCTATGCTACCGTCGAGTACATAGATTATATCGGTCTCACAAAGGGCGATGTCGTGCAGAACAGGAAGGTCTTCGACCTCATCAAGGATGCAGACGCCATTGTTCATGTCGTGAGGGATTTCCGTGACGAGTCGGTATCCCACCCCATGAATGAAATCAATCCGCTCCGCGATATCGAGACGCTCGAACTCGAGCTCATCTTCGGAGACCTTGAGTTTGTCGAGAAGAGACTCGAAAGGATGGAAGACGGCGCGAGAAGGGGAAAGAAGCCCAATGAAGCGGAAAAGAAGTTCCTCCTGAAGTGCAAGGAGATCCTCGAAGGGGAACGCCCCCTGAGAAGCGTGCCCTTCGATGAAGAAGAACAGAAGATCATGAAACCCCTCCAATTCATATCGACGAAGCCCGAGGTCGTCGTCCTGAACGTGGGTGAAGGGGAACTGAATACGGACATCGCCGCGGGTCTCCAGAGGGAGGCGGAGCAGTACTTTAGCGGCAAAGGCGTAGCGACAACCTCACGAGTCGTGACGCTCTGCGGGAAGATCGAGATGGAGATCGCACAGCTTTCTGCCGATGAGGCGAAGGCCTTCCTGGACGACCTGGGAATAAAGGAACCGGCCCTCAATGCCCTGATCCATATGAGCTACGATCTTCTCGGACTCATTTCATTCCTCACATACGGGGAAGACGAAGTCAGGGCATGGACGATAGTCCGTGGAGCGAACGCCCAAAAGGCCGCGGGGAAGATACACTCCGACATCGAGCGGGGCTTCATCAGGGCCGAGATTGTCGGCTATGATGACTTCATCGATTCGGGGAGCATGGCCGCCGTGAGAGAAAAAGGCCTTCTACGGCTCGAGGGCAAGACGTATGAAGTCAAGGACGGGGATATGATCAATTTCAGGTTCAATGTGTAA